One genomic region from Candidatus Limnocylindrales bacterium encodes:
- a CDS encoding DedA family protein, giving the protein MSGLEKILVGYFEHFTYLGIFTVLLLCGMGIPIPEDIVLITSGYLVYTGYIRLSYTILVCLVGVVLGDFVIYLIGKRWGEQIISHHRFSRVLTKERVYKAREYFAKYGTKAVFIARHLSGLRFPIYFTAGMVRMPPVKFVLVDLAAAFITVPLLISLSYYLGDHIDRFIHIVKQTEHALLAIMMIVVLLFILTRLRSKEV; this is encoded by the coding sequence TTGAGTGGATTAGAAAAGATTTTAGTGGGTTACTTTGAACATTTTACCTACCTGGGTATTTTTACCGTTCTCCTTTTGTGCGGAATGGGAATTCCGATACCAGAAGATATTGTTCTGATTACGAGCGGGTATTTAGTCTATACGGGATATATTCGTCTTTCTTACACAATTCTGGTCTGTCTGGTTGGAGTTGTTTTGGGGGATTTTGTCATTTATCTGATCGGAAAAAGATGGGGGGAACAAATTATTAGTCATCATCGGTTTTCCAGGGTTCTTACCAAGGAGAGGGTCTATAAAGCCAGGGAATATTTTGCTAAATATGGAACCAAGGCGGTATTTATTGCCAGGCATTTATCCGGACTTCGATTTCCTATCTACTTTACAGCCGGAATGGTTCGAATGCCGCCTGTAAAATTTGTTTTAGTAGACCTGGCCGCGGCTTTTATTACCGTCCCTTTACTTATCTCTCTCAGCTACTATCTCGGAGACCATATCGACCGGTTCATCCATATTGTTAAACAAACCGAACATGCTTTATTGGCAATTATGATGATCGTGGTATTGTTATTCATTCTAACCCGGCTCAGGAGTAAAGAAGTTTGA
- a CDS encoding methyltransferase domain-containing protein produces the protein MDLRELPFDQYQRYRDAQEIVSILKRGPEKLSILDVGGYFRFRGEDLLPAPLFLSEEKVTVLDVVDCPLPGYVKGSGTQLPFPDSSFQIVMTCDTLEHIHPNERSTFIEELLRVAGDYVLLGAPFYQESTQIAEKLLYEFIIRETGWVNVPLTEHLQNGLPRLEEVCEILKQKQLNYILFPSGYLYNWLFMMILRHFILSLHDPEPLDLMINKLYNLHFYESDHRAPGYRSHLLISKKKDNQELLKSVETYFASMAGKAWEYGGIFSHTPTLPHSHTSLPSFPYSPPKGSNWELVQLLLDLIQVRKENQQREVLDVVQDKSEATLGSLLYPRVVGQSFLATRPNLCRIDIMPGAYNRLNTCDLTFRLKVDPEAKEDLVMIKADARFIRDGFWYTFRFPPLVDSQGKFYYFSLESSTTDPENALTLWYTPTPVTPSGIRYENGKPAVGCLRFRTYSFAPQGFEKEYARLRDEFTLQLLALKRDYEEKLQNILAELGEVPH, from the coding sequence ATGGATTTACGCGAGCTTCCCTTTGATCAATATCAACGTTATCGAGACGCTCAAGAGATCGTCTCTATCTTAAAACGAGGTCCGGAAAAGTTATCCATTCTAGATGTGGGTGGATACTTTCGATTCAGGGGTGAGGATCTTTTACCGGCCCCTCTCTTTCTTTCAGAAGAAAAGGTAACCGTTCTTGACGTTGTGGATTGTCCCCTGCCTGGATATGTAAAAGGCAGCGGTACGCAACTGCCCTTTCCGGATAGCTCCTTCCAGATAGTAATGACCTGTGATACTTTAGAGCACATCCACCCCAATGAACGAAGTACCTTTATCGAGGAGCTTCTCCGGGTCGCCGGGGATTATGTACTCCTGGGAGCTCCCTTCTATCAAGAAAGTACCCAGATAGCGGAAAAACTGCTCTACGAGTTTATTATCCGGGAAACAGGTTGGGTAAATGTCCCTCTGACCGAACACCTTCAAAACGGTCTGCCCCGGCTGGAAGAGGTTTGTGAAATTTTAAAACAAAAACAACTGAATTATATCCTCTTTCCCAGTGGATATTTATATAACTGGCTTTTCATGATGATACTTCGGCACTTTATCCTTTCTCTTCACGATCCTGAACCCCTGGACCTGATGATCAATAAACTTTACAATCTACATTTTTATGAATCAGACCATCGGGCACCGGGCTATCGAAGTCATCTGTTAATTTCAAAGAAAAAAGATAACCAAGAGCTCCTTAAATCCGTTGAAACTTACTTTGCCTCCATGGCGGGGAAAGCCTGGGAGTATGGGGGTATATTCTCCCACACCCCCACACTCCCACACTCCCACACCTCTCTACCCTCATTCCCCTATTCTCCACCCAAAGGGAGCAACTGGGAACTTGTCCAATTGCTTTTAGATTTAATTCAGGTAAGGAAAGAAAATCAACAACGGGAGGTTTTGGATGTAGTTCAGGATAAGTCCGAAGCAACCCTGGGGAGTTTACTTTATCCGCGGGTCGTGGGCCAGTCATTTTTAGCGACACGGCCCAATTTATGCAGAATAGATATCATGCCCGGCGCTTACAACCGGCTGAATACCTGTGATCTGACTTTTAGACTGAAAGTTGATCCGGAGGCTAAGGAAGACCTGGTGATGATCAAGGCAGATGCCCGCTTCATTCGAGATGGCTTCTGGTATACTTTCCGATTTCCACCCCTGGTGGATTCACAGGGTAAGTTCTATTATTTTTCTTTGGAGTCCTCTACAACCGATCCTGAGAATGCCTTAACTCTTTGGTACACTCCAACTCCTGTCACGCCTTCTGGAATACGATATGAAAACGGCAAGCCTGCCGTCGGCTGTTTACGATTCAGAACTTATAGCTTTGCGCCTCAGGGTTTTGAAAAGGAATATGCTCGACTTCGGGATGAATTTACTCTTCAGCTCTTGGCCCTCAAGCGGGACTATGAAGAAAAACTCCAAAATATACTGGCTGAATTGGGAGAGGTACCTCACTAG
- a CDS encoding glycosyltransferase family 2 protein, producing MLEVKEKKVVVVMPAYNAEKTLRNTYSDIPMEKVSSIILVDDGSTDRTINLAKELNLKVFAHKKNYGYGANQKTCYIEALKDGADIIVMLHPDYQYDPKLIPEMIKPIEEGKADMVLGSRLLIDNALKSGMPWWKYIGNKVLTKLENLVLGKKFAEYHTGYRAYSHKLLASLPFQLNSDKFVFDQEIIFQAVHNGFRIVEIPVPTRYFPEASSASFVSSVIYGFGILKLIVEYLLHKYKLINVKKFEVLAQRYEPVK from the coding sequence ATGCTTGAAGTAAAAGAAAAAAAAGTTGTAGTGGTTATGCCTGCCTATAACGCAGAAAAAACCTTAAGGAATACCTATTCGGATATTCCCATGGAGAAGGTAAGCTCGATTATTTTGGTAGATGATGGCAGTACCGATCGTACAATTAATTTAGCTAAAGAGCTTAACCTTAAGGTCTTTGCCCATAAGAAAAACTATGGATATGGAGCTAATCAAAAAACCTGTTATATTGAAGCTTTGAAGGACGGTGCCGATATCATCGTCATGCTCCATCCCGACTATCAATATGATCCTAAATTGATACCGGAAATGATAAAGCCCATTGAGGAGGGAAAAGCGGATATGGTTCTAGGGTCCCGGCTTTTGATAGATAATGCCCTCAAGTCGGGAATGCCCTGGTGGAAGTATATCGGAAATAAAGTGCTGACTAAACTGGAAAACCTGGTCTTGGGAAAAAAGTTTGCCGAATATCATACGGGTTATCGAGCCTACAGCCATAAACTTTTAGCTTCTCTTCCCTTTCAACTCAACTCAGATAAATTCGTGTTCGATCAAGAGATCATTTTTCAAGCCGTCCACAACGGATTTCGTATTGTAGAAATTCCGGTTCCTACCCGCTACTTCCCGGAAGCCTCTTCGGCAAGCTTTGTCAGCAGCGTCATCTATGGATTTGGCATTCTAAAACTCATTGTCGAATATCTCCTCCATAAATATAAGCTGATCAACGTGAAGAAATTTGAAGTTTTAGCCCAACGGTATGAACCGGTAAAATAA